The Kordia sp. SMS9 genome window below encodes:
- a CDS encoding outer membrane beta-barrel protein has translation MKKLITLLSLLVTISFYAQNAEVKGQIKDDQGNEIAFANIVFKNKKDSLKVFGTIGGEDGKFKLKIPRAIYTVEVSIVGVKPKLITLDASQKRKIDMGIIEISSSVALDAVVVKSNPSSYKIDLEKKVYDVSKDITARGGTLAEVMQNLPSVQVEPDLSISIRGDSNVRILVDGRPNGLASTANLFSTIPASSIERVEVITNPSSRYAAQGSAGIINIVLKKGKKKQLSTSLEVFTGYRLNVGTNVNVSQTGETGSWYLNGGVGYSEPKAINNISLIDLVNTSETSDQESDRIRNQSYYLFNVGGRKNFNEKTSLVASATFRQAGSDNFNETTYRDFTNNNLSNSSLRDEDEEEDNTFVQGSVTFDQKFAKEGHKLSINTSAEYTKLKEDAAISSSDIFPVQQNLDTDITGNDEEMSRYVISMDYILPLEKNVTFELGYRSDLTRIENDFSVERSTSQGDAFIIPEFTDQTKYTENVHAFYSQISKKYKKLAFKLGLRAEISDIDITSARNNFKDAKNYTNLFPSAFISYNVNEKNELQVSASRRVNRPRSWMIIPFSTFTDERNIFVGNPDINPSFIVATELNYIYKASNNLGFYPTVFYRKTNDEVEFFVERQQLTIGNQTQDFFASTIANIGDYTAYGGEIGMWLKATEWWNMWTEVIFNGFRQRGSFRGASFDGDGLLFTARYNANFTLFKSTKFQIQSYYRGPIETGQYRRRGFYAVNLGLSRSLFDGKGSIAVNVRDLFNSNKRLVITFGTDFERDLELQYRVRQINVSFTYRFTKQKGKGKKGNQYDSYEIIN, from the coding sequence ATGAAGAAATTAATAACCTTATTGTCACTATTAGTAACTATTTCTTTTTATGCTCAAAATGCTGAGGTAAAAGGACAAATAAAAGATGATCAAGGAAATGAAATTGCTTTCGCAAACATTGTCTTTAAAAATAAAAAAGATTCACTAAAAGTTTTTGGAACTATTGGAGGTGAAGATGGAAAATTTAAATTAAAAATTCCTAGAGCAATCTACACAGTGGAAGTCTCTATTGTTGGCGTAAAACCTAAGCTAATTACTTTAGACGCTAGTCAAAAAAGGAAAATAGATATGGGTATTATTGAAATATCTTCCTCCGTTGCGTTGGATGCGGTCGTCGTAAAAAGTAATCCTTCGAGTTATAAAATTGACTTAGAGAAGAAAGTTTATGATGTATCAAAGGATATTACCGCAAGAGGTGGAACGCTGGCTGAAGTTATGCAAAACTTACCATCTGTTCAAGTTGAACCCGATTTAAGTATAAGCATTCGAGGAGATTCTAATGTTCGTATTTTGGTAGATGGTCGCCCCAATGGTTTAGCTTCTACAGCAAATTTATTTTCAACCATTCCAGCTAGTTCTATAGAACGCGTTGAAGTCATTACAAACCCATCTTCTAGGTATGCAGCTCAAGGATCTGCAGGAATTATTAATATCGTTCTTAAAAAAGGAAAGAAAAAACAATTAAGTACAAGTTTGGAAGTATTTACAGGATATCGCTTAAATGTTGGAACCAATGTGAATGTCTCTCAAACGGGAGAAACAGGATCATGGTATTTGAATGGAGGTGTTGGATATTCAGAACCAAAAGCCATTAATAATATTTCTTTGATCGATTTGGTGAATACCTCAGAAACTAGTGATCAAGAATCTGACAGAATTCGTAATCAAAGCTATTATTTGTTCAATGTAGGTGGACGCAAAAACTTCAATGAAAAGACAAGCTTAGTTGCGAGTGCAACTTTTAGGCAAGCGGGATCTGACAACTTTAACGAAACAACTTATAGAGATTTTACCAATAATAATTTGTCTAACAGTTCTCTTAGAGATGAGGATGAAGAAGAGGACAATACATTTGTTCAAGGAAGTGTCACTTTTGATCAGAAGTTTGCGAAAGAAGGTCACAAATTATCTATTAATACAAGTGCCGAATACACAAAATTAAAAGAAGACGCAGCTATTTCTTCTTCAGATATATTTCCTGTACAACAAAATTTAGATACAGATATAACTGGCAACGATGAAGAGATGAGTCGTTATGTGATTTCTATGGACTACATATTACCGCTGGAGAAAAATGTAACCTTCGAGCTGGGCTATCGCAGTGATCTTACCCGAATTGAAAATGATTTTTCAGTAGAAAGAAGCACTTCCCAAGGAGATGCATTTATCATTCCTGAATTTACAGACCAGACCAAATACACGGAAAACGTGCATGCATTCTATAGTCAGATCTCTAAAAAATACAAAAAGCTTGCTTTCAAATTGGGGTTGAGAGCTGAAATTTCTGATATTGATATAACTTCTGCAAGAAACAATTTTAAAGATGCAAAAAATTACACAAATCTCTTCCCATCGGCATTTATCTCTTACAATGTCAATGAGAAAAACGAATTACAGGTATCTGCTTCACGACGGGTAAACAGACCAAGAAGTTGGATGATTATTCCGTTTTCCACCTTTACTGATGAACGTAATATTTTTGTGGGAAATCCCGATATCAATCCTTCCTTTATTGTTGCCACTGAGCTAAACTATATCTACAAAGCATCTAATAATTTAGGATTCTATCCTACAGTATTCTATAGAAAAACAAATGATGAAGTAGAGTTCTTTGTAGAACGACAACAGCTTACGATTGGAAATCAAACTCAAGATTTTTTTGCTTCCACTATTGCTAACATTGGAGATTATACAGCTTACGGAGGAGAAATTGGTATGTGGCTTAAAGCTACTGAATGGTGGAATATGTGGACAGAAGTAATTTTTAATGGATTCAGACAAAGAGGATCTTTTAGAGGCGCCAGTTTTGACGGAGATGGATTGCTATTTACAGCGCGATATAATGCTAATTTTACGCTTTTTAAGTCGACGAAGTTTCAAATTCAAAGTTACTACAGAGGACCAATTGAAACAGGACAGTATAGAAGAAGAGGTTTTTATGCCGTGAACCTCGGCTTAAGTAGATCCTTATTCGATGGAAAAGGGTCTATAGCTGTCAATGTAAGAGACTTGTTTAATTCAAATAAGCGATTGGTGATAACTTTTGGAACTGACTTCGAAAGAGACCTAGAATTACAGTATAGAGTTCGACAAATTAATGTTTCCTTTACTTACAGGTTTACTAAACAAAAAGGAAAAGGTAAAAAGGGAAATCAATATGATAGTTATGAAATAATCAATTAG
- a CDS encoding family 16 glycosylhydrolase, whose product MNIKTGTTLKRKFNHLSKYISRKFSKQETLTVFGDNEETINAIYVLNLDHQKKRWTNMLKEVKYQKVKGMKNLSHFTQRISAINGSKMDLDQVDASQILQEYSLKEYYHVDPDPRLLSILRSKNLKLNLTRPETAIGLSHIKMWRKIVEENSAYALILEDDIFFEKDFAKVLNQVWRELPQNSNKPVFDFLYLSYEEVKTGMVKDNYSQNLVQPHKGLWWFSGYVLSLEGAQKLLAQLPIRSPVDVWINFIFSKLNVYAVKKPIINQREDIDSDNVYSILTMLNQTNDRFDKKKGKTPVFVVAESSTSSILLGEVLKILGYRCCMNTYGDFTEDVNKSIERGNPLQFEAFCGFEEILKKPEALKKLPSNSVFIVVKDATEKVETTQNYLFQEVVKSISEIKQNRCMMLDMHTLNDWQEICEFLNCETPSFPLPKSELLQKSIDTELLNLKEVTLVPVQARDYTEIKFDLSPWIIPFNKRHYVKKREYPLKNARLVGKYTKILEDDFSSFNESIWTKLEDTFKGNLCLFSKDNFLLEEKAGCSFVLKEEKTAHREFTSASIVTQNNYRYGRFEVEMKPAKGSGIVSAFFLFRYNPWQEIDVEFLGDDTTKVMFNIYYNPGVDGVMYNYGNKAAPIKIDLGFDASLAYHTYSIEWEPHEVRFYVDTVLVHVRSTWMPSLIPDLPLQFYFNIWAPENKDFAGPLANKSLPKSSYVRNVKMYSWSH is encoded by the coding sequence ATGAATATTAAAACAGGAACTACATTAAAGCGGAAATTTAACCATCTGTCAAAATATATATCTAGAAAATTCTCCAAACAGGAAACTCTCACTGTTTTTGGAGACAATGAAGAAACTATCAATGCTATTTATGTATTAAACTTGGATCATCAGAAGAAGAGATGGACCAATATGCTGAAAGAGGTAAAGTATCAAAAAGTGAAAGGTATGAAAAATCTAAGCCATTTCACGCAAAGAATCTCCGCAATCAATGGATCTAAAATGGATCTGGATCAAGTAGATGCTTCTCAGATTTTACAAGAATATTCTTTAAAAGAGTACTATCATGTAGATCCAGACCCAAGGTTACTCTCAATACTTAGATCCAAAAATCTAAAACTAAACTTGACGCGACCAGAAACAGCTATTGGACTTTCACATATTAAAATGTGGAGAAAGATAGTCGAAGAAAATAGTGCATACGCTTTAATTTTAGAAGATGATATCTTCTTTGAAAAAGACTTTGCAAAGGTCTTAAATCAAGTCTGGAGAGAATTACCACAGAATTCAAATAAGCCAGTATTCGATTTCTTATACTTGTCCTATGAGGAAGTAAAAACAGGAATGGTTAAGGATAATTATTCACAAAATTTAGTACAACCACACAAAGGATTATGGTGGTTTTCTGGTTATGTTTTGTCTTTAGAAGGAGCTCAAAAGTTACTTGCTCAATTACCCATTCGGAGTCCGGTAGATGTTTGGATCAACTTTATTTTTTCCAAACTCAATGTCTATGCTGTCAAAAAACCCATTATCAATCAGCGAGAAGATATTGACTCAGATAACGTTTATTCAATTCTAACAATGCTTAACCAAACGAATGACAGGTTTGATAAGAAAAAAGGAAAAACTCCTGTTTTTGTTGTGGCAGAAAGCAGTACTTCCTCAATCCTATTAGGTGAAGTATTGAAAATTCTAGGATACCGATGCTGTATGAATACGTATGGAGATTTTACAGAAGATGTAAACAAATCAATTGAAAGAGGTAACCCTTTACAATTTGAAGCTTTTTGTGGATTTGAAGAGATTCTTAAGAAACCTGAAGCACTGAAAAAATTACCATCCAATTCAGTATTCATAGTTGTCAAAGACGCAACTGAAAAGGTTGAAACTACTCAGAATTACTTATTTCAAGAGGTTGTAAAATCCATATCAGAAATTAAACAAAACAGGTGTATGATGCTAGACATGCATACATTAAACGACTGGCAAGAAATCTGTGAATTCTTAAATTGTGAAACACCAAGCTTCCCACTTCCGAAGTCCGAGTTGCTTCAAAAGAGTATAGATACCGAGCTGCTCAATTTAAAAGAAGTAACATTAGTTCCAGTTCAAGCTAGAGATTATACAGAAATAAAGTTTGATTTGTCACCATGGATCATACCTTTTAACAAACGCCACTATGTAAAAAAAAGAGAATATCCATTAAAAAATGCTCGATTAGTAGGGAAGTATACGAAAATTTTAGAAGATGATTTTTCTTCATTTAATGAATCAATCTGGACTAAACTTGAAGATACCTTCAAAGGAAATCTGTGTTTATTTTCAAAAGATAATTTTTTACTAGAAGAAAAAGCAGGTTGTAGCTTTGTTCTAAAAGAAGAAAAAACAGCTCATCGGGAATTTACTTCTGCTTCTATTGTGACACAAAATAACTATAGATACGGAAGATTTGAAGTTGAAATGAAACCAGCAAAAGGCAGTGGAATCGTTTCTGCCTTTTTCCTATTTAGATACAATCCCTGGCAAGAAATAGATGTTGAGTTTTTAGGAGATGACACTACGAAAGTGATGTTTAATATTTATTACAATCCCGGAGTTGATGGAGTTATGTATAACTATGGAAACAAAGCAGCACCTATAAAAATTGATCTTGGTTTTGATGCGTCTTTAGCGTATCATACATACAGTATAGAATGGGAACCTCATGAAGTAAGGTTTTATGTTGACACCGTTCTTGTTCATGTGCGAAGCACGTGGATGCCAAGTTTGATTCCAGATTTACCATTGCAATTTTATTTCAATATATGGGCACCAGAAAATAAAGATTTTGCGGGACCTTTGGCGAATAAGAGTTTACCGAAAAGTTCCTATGTGAGAAATGTAAAAATGTATTCATGGTCTCACTAA